acacacaCTCCTCCTCAACCCAGAACTGCCATCCAGGACTGtaacctagatccaagcagggcaaagcaagagaatcctgcctcagctccaGCAAAGACATCCCTGTGCTCCAGCTCTGATGAGCTGCTTGATAACCCCACTGTCTTCGGCCTGGAGCTCCGGAAGCAGCCACTGTtgcagctgcagccacctctgccacctcaGGGCTGGGTCCGGACCATGcctttctctcacccaggtccaacagagctTCCCCCATTgatctgctaagttgtctttggtctttgtgggttgagaagtatgaaAACCACCACAACTCAGTGACTcagtaccctgaggcctgctcttccTGGTCTACACTGGCTTGGTCTTTGCTGGTGtgccccatgctgggctgtgctccactcccagcatggtatgATAAACCctttccagagaccatccagctggtcttgggctggagacttgtttcactctgtcatttcatgggttctgtagctctagaatttgtttagagtcatttttaacaggtatttggatggatttgggggagagctcaagcaagtcattGCTTTTACTTGGCCATGGTGGCTCCACTCCCTACTCTTTATCTCTTATACCAACTTCTGAAATGACTTTTTTCATTTGGTTTAATTCCTACTCCCATGTTTTTCccccagtcatttcagttatatccaacactttgtgaccccatttgagatgtTCTTGACAGAGATgctgaaatagtttgccatttctttctccagttcattttatagatgaagaacctgaggcaaatatggtcaaatgacttgcttggggtcagtAAATttctagtaaatgtctcaggccccatttgaactcaagtgtccCCAATTCCAGGCCctgtattctatctactgtgccacctaactgctgtCCCCGGTAGGACTTGAATTTTAAGTGGCATTTCCAGCAGTGAGATTATACTCTGCTGAATTATGGACAAAATCTCTTAAAGTTTTCATATTCCCACAAGTGAGCAAGTACATGAATTGGTAAAACAGCTGGTTGGAGCTAAAGTATGAAGGCTGTTGAGTGGATCAAAACTAAGTCCCAAAAAGGCTTTATGCCCACAACTCAACTACCTTAGCAAGCAGATCTAAGCCATAATcaataagtaagcatttattaagtgacttctaTTTGGCAGATGCTATACTGAGCTCTGGAAATAAAAAGATAgcaatgaaacagttcctgcttcAAGAAGCTTGAActttcttcagaaaaaaatagtatgtaTAATGATAGttgctagaatttatatagtgctttaaaatttgcaatttGTTATAAAATATTGTGTCATTTTAGTTAAGTCAAGTCACCAACACATATTATACACCTATCATGTGtgaggcactatactaagtgctatagatacaaagaaaagtaggggggaaacagtccctgtcctcaagaagcttatattctgttcCAGCAAATAGCATTATAAAGCTATAGCTCTTTCATGTTTTCAATGTGCTATAGCAGGTATTATGCCATTTTAGTTATCAAGTCAATACATGATAATTAAGTAGCTTCCATATGCTTGCCACTGCACTAAGTCGTAGGcacacaaagcaaaataaaaacaaaaacaaggaaacaaCAAAAGGGtgccttctctcaaggaactcactgtCAACATGCAAGCAAGTATGTACAAATGTAATGAGTGTTTATCTCACACCCAGATCACCTAAGATTGAGGTATCCATCCATTGCCTGAAGGCCAACTGTATCATATTTCACCCTTCCTCCAGAGTTCTCCAGTaccctggagtggggagaagtaATGTCTAGCCTCTATCATCCACTTAAGACCCCGTCAATTGTGTTCCCTCTGAAGGGTACCAGAGAACTCTAGGTGAAGGGATTAAATGTAATATTCCTGGTGTTCAGACAGTAGAGATTGGAAAGTCACAGTTATACAATTAAGAtgtatacaagataatttgacgagtaatctcagagggaagccaTTAAGATTGAGGGAGACTGaggaaggcttcttgaagaatgtggggttttagctgagacttaacaAAAACCAGAGGAGCTAGGAGGTAGAGAAGTGGAGGGAGAGATTACTTCAGGCTAGGCATCAGGGTTAAAATTGTAATTAGGCTTAAGTATATGATGGGTTAGTCCTGGacacaggtaggtgctattataattcctatattacagatgaggaaaccaaggcagacaatggttaatgttttattaatatttattgttattatcaccattataGTTATGATTAAATCCAGCAACATGATAGCAAAGTGTAGGGAACTCTAGTGGCCCCTAAAAGCCATGGGCCCCAGAGTGTTGTGCCATTACACCAAACCCTTGAGATGGCTCTCTATACCTTAGTAAATAAATTAGCAATTTGCTTAAATTTACCCAATATTTGAATGGAATGATCATAGaactccttcccccccccaaaattagTAATACTCTTTcaaaaatagttattttattCAATCTAATAGCAATAAAACTGCATGCTCTTCAAAACAAAGGAGACATTCAGCATAAactatctacacatacatatacacagatacacacatatacgcacgtgtagacatatatatatacatatatatatatatatctgtctgtctgtctatctatctatctatctatctatctatctatctatctatctatctatgtatctgtctgtctatatgtcAATGCCACTAAGTGAAAATCTTGTCATTCACTTAGGTATTTGGGCTGAGTAAGGTAAAGTGGCAGATTTAATTGAAGCTCCCCCTCACCCCACAATGGGATTATCTAATGAGAGAGTTGGGCATCCGTATATATCTGTGTGAAGAAGTCTTTGATCTGGTCTTACCCATTTGTTTCATAAATAAGGAAACCGAGGACAAGAAGGACAAAATATCATCCCCAGGGATCCACATTTAGTTTACGAGAGAACTGGTAATCAAATCCAAGTCTCTTCACTTGCTATTCAGTGATCTTTCTGCTACGGCTTGGTTCTAGTGATTTGGGAGTCTTCTATAGGTTGCCAAAATGAGTGATACTGCTTCTTGAGGGGTGCTGGAACAATCCAGGTTGTAGTAGTAGCTTCAGGCGACACaaactcaggaaaagaaatatttaagggttaaagaaagtagatttccagggggtactgagtaattttgtttttttcaaagggGGTAGTAGGCCAAATATCTTTGGAAACCTCTGTTAGACTTGGCCTTTGTTCCCACTTTCCCAAAACCTGGGCTATGGAGGTCACTGTGTTCATATTTACCAAAGACCTACTGTATCTTCTGAAAAGGCCACTCAACAGCTAAGGATGATTTTCCATTGAAAAAGAATTGAGATTCATCAACACTTATCTCATTGATCCCTTTCCACAGAGTATCAGCCCTATACCCTCTCTTCTGAGTCCTGACAGAAGCTGAAAGCAGGAGGTCAATGAAGCAAAACAGTTCCCAGGAGGGCTTTGTTCTCTTGGGCTTCTCTGACAAGCCCCAGTTAGAGACTGTTCTTTTTGTAGTTATCTTGGTCTTCTACATCTTGAACCTAGTGGGCAATATGACCGTCATATTAGCGTCCTGCTTAGACCTCAAACTGCACACCCCGATGTATTTCTTCCTTACCAATCTGTCCTTTGTAGACCTCTCCATGACCACTTGCATTGCCCCACAGTTATTGGTCACcatgggaaaaaaagacaagactGTGAGCTACAGTGCTTGTGTGGTACAACTCTATGTGGCCATGGGGTTGGGATCCACTGAGTGCATTCTCTTAGTTGTCATGGCCTATGACCGCTATGCAGCAGTCTGCCGCCCCCTCCACTATGCAGTCATCATGCATCCTAGACTCTGCCTGTCACTGGCTGCCACAGCATGGCTCAGTGGCCTTGTCACCTCTCTGATCCAGTGCTCTCTCACTATACAGCTCCCCCTGTGTGGTCACAACCAGCTTGACCACATCTTCTGTGAGGTGCCAGTGTTGATCAAGCTGGCATGTGTAGATACTACTTTTAATGAGGCCCAACTCTTTGTAGCCAGTGTGGTCTTTCTTGTGGTGCCTGTCTCTCTCATCCTGGTCTCCTATAGTTATATCACCCAGGCCATATTGAACATCAAATCTGCATCAGGACGTCGTAAAGCATTTGGGACATGTTCTTCTCACCTGGTAGTTGTAATCATCTTCTATGGGACCATCATCTTCATGTATCTCCAGCCAGTTAAAAGTAGTTCCAAAGACCAGGGGAAGTTTGTCTCCCTCTTCTACACTGTGGTCACACCTCTGTTAAATCCCCTTATCTATACCCTGAGGAATAAGGATGTGAAAGGAGCACTAAGAAAGTTGGTACTTGGGAAGACTCTTGTGTCAGAGAAGTTGTGAGAAGtgggcagagagaagagaagagaagaagaaaagcttCTTCTAAGTTCAAATGATTCTTTCTCTAAGTTCTGCTTTCTTGCCTAATGTATCTCTTCCTCTGTGGTTGATTAAAAGAAGTGGGTATGAAAGAGAGACagtcagacagaaagagacagaggcagacagacacatGAACAGATAGACATAGATTTGGATCTATTTGtatatgttgttattgttttcagtcatttcagtcatgtccaactctttgtgaccccatttttgggaTTTTTGGAGGCCAAGATATTGggatggtttgctatttccttctccagctcattttacaggcgagaaaactaaggcaaacagggtttagcaacttgcccaggatcacatagctagtaagtgtctgtggtcagatctgaactcaggtcttctgactccaggcctggcattctgtctattgtgcctcctagctgccctttgtCTCGAGCACTGAGAGGGTAAGTTACTTGCCCACGGTTGCAtcaccagtatgtgtcagaagtggtacttgagcccaggtccttctgactttgAGGCCAGGTGTCTTGTCACTAAACCATGCTGTCTTTGCAACTTCAAAACAATGAAATGACACAGatagaaaaggaataaaacatGGTCCCCATAAACTTGAGCACTATCCCCATTGCACATACCATCAGTGAGAAGAGTAAACACGGATGGGCATGTAAGAAGAGAACACATGGCCGTGGCACACATGTAGATGTATGTGTTGGAAACATAAATGGCCAAGAAGCATATGTGGAAAGGTGCACACATAAGAGTACGTGTAGAGGGACAATGTCTGCCTGGGTCAGATGGGGTCACCTCTCTCCTCTGATGATTTCTTTGTACTGCTCCCTCTGGGTGTGTTCCAAGCAATTGTTGTtggtttgatttgtttttgttttttcctctcatGCTGTGCAGTATCTGCCAAATATACTATCTCTGTCATATGTTGGTTCTGGCTCATCTTGTGTAGCCACTGGTCAATACTGCCTGGCATTGGCACTGCTATCTGAGGCCCCAAGAGCATATGGTCATGTGACTCCTCTCTGCTGCTAGCATCATCTGCTGACTCTAGTGGGAGGAGTAGTCTCTCCCATGCCTCTCTCATTCTAAAGCCTAAAGGTTTTTCATTCCACAGATGGTTAAGAAAAGTCCAAACATCCAGTCATGGAACCTCCTGAATGGGAAGGGAGTCTTCCTTGACAAAACTACTCTCCAGCAATTTTTCCATGAGGAGGTCTGTCTGTTCTCTCATCCATGAGTGGTTAAAAAGGGATacattagagaaataaaataaagaagacagCAATTTAGTTATGgaagatgagggagaaggaagagttgagTATTACTCTGAAGTTGAAAACATCCCAAGAAACACTGAAACAAATCCCTCTACAGAATACAAAGTAGGCTTCCTGAAAACAGTTCAATTGCCCAATACGGTTGTGACCAATAACATATGTCAGTTTCCACTTCGGTAGTTTGATTATTACCACAAAACAAGGGAGCCCCCTTTAATGTTGATGGTATATTCCCAACAGGGACCTTGGTACTTTATGACAATTTAGTTACTTCTCAGTGTGGATTTTGTTTTCAATGTTTTAATAATGGGATACAATTCCTTTGGCCCTACTTTCTTTATTATTTGCtacttcaagtctttccatgtgtGGCTGAATTTTTGtgacaacaatgtggctagcagctgctgtagctgtgtaagactgaaaacaagagcacacagaaaggctgacAGAACAGGatctttaatctgcatttctaaggaaagcaactctaaggggttaactatctcactttaattaaacttatgtatatcattcacttagttcaggaggaaaagccagcaccctgaacttcaaagcaaatataaacagaaattatgaacagaaaatatcaacagctCAAATAACACAaagcttctagctttctgtccaacatctcagtacatagttactagggaagcaccaacatctgggttttcaagctggggggagaggggtggctcttaacaatggctacccagaatcttgtctggtcaaatcacataatgctcttccagtgagtgagagcctcaaacaaaataaccactgagttttttttaattaattaatttaatttatttagttttcagcattgattttcacaagagtttgaattacaaattttctccccatttctaccctcccccccactccaagatggcatatattctgatggccccattccccagtcagccctcccttccatcaccccactcccctccaatcgcattttcccttcctttcttgtagggcaagatatattcctatgccccattgcctgtgtatcttatttcctagtagcatgaaaaacttttttttttgtttttgaacatctgtttttaaaactttgatccaaattctctcccctcttcccttcccacacaccctccccaagaaggcatatatacatatatacattcacatccacatccacatccatatatacacacacatacatgcacacacacatacatatgggtacatatgtatatgtgtgtgtgtgtatgtgtgtgtgtgtgtgtttgtgtggttagtcagtcagtcagtcactaaGTAAGtgtttaagtacctactgtatccTAGGAAATGcacatacaaagaaagataagagcagaccctgccctcaaggagctcacaatttaatggagtagacaatatgcaaacaaagatattcaaacaagctatgtactgtataaataagaaataattaacaaaagcaGGGTACTAGAATTAGGAACAAATGGCCAGGTGCTGGACTGGATAGAGGACCAGacctcaaatcaggaagacctgagttcaaatatgacctcagacactgactatgtgaccttaggcaagtcatttcaccctgtttgcctcagttttctcatctttaaaatgagctggagaaggaaatggtaaaatcaCTCCAGGCTgtctgcaagaaaaccccaaatggggtcaggaagagtcagacaggattgaatAAGAACAATAACAGTAGTCCTTTTGGTCCTTCAGCACCTACCTTCCCCCTATTTGGAAGtcaccttcctttctctttaccCTAACAAAGGAAATACAAGGCCTTAACAAATGTTAATTAACTAAACAGATAAAACaggttctcttttctttgatataGTATAAATAGCTCTGCTACAGGCCTTTGAAACTTGGAAGCTAATTTTTGGGGAAAATAAAGGCAccatttctttacattttttctgcCCAACAGTCCTACATGATACCCAAAACTGCTTTGACTCTCTCTGGGTTCAGTAGCTCAGGAGGAGAgaatagaacacacacacacacacacacacacacacacacacacacccctacacatATATTAAAGGCTGCAGAAAGCTGAGGAAATaggagaactggaaaaaaaaatcatgaaatttaTCAGTTACAATTAATTATTTCGAATAGAGCCATTTTGAtagaatgatgaagtcagaagccagattgtagagagttaggaagacaatgaaggaaaagaaagggaaagagtatCTATTATAGAAGATTATCTCAAGAagcttagccacaaaagggagaaaaggtgTGCCATAAGAGCTAGAAGAAAACTGAAAGTGAAGGTTCTTTGAGGATGGGGAAAGCATAAGCATTTTTGTAGGGAAAGAGTggaaagggagagactgaagatcaaTGAGAAAGTGAGGATGATAGAGGGGATGATGTCTTGGAGGAAATAAGATGGAATGAGGTCATTTGGACATGTAGAGATActtgtcttggcaaggagaaaggccactTCATTTTGTGAGACAATactgaaggaagagatagtgacaGACTGTGGGtatgttgagggttgagggagatgagTTCCAGGAATCCTGAGCCTGGAGTGCCCAGACAGGGTCGTTgagagggagtgcccctcaaagacACAAGCACTAGAGGGGGTTGGGGCCATCTgcaatgaattcatgatctcaaacattctttaagtcaaggtggcaaagatttattacccTTTACAGTGGGCaaaagttcttagggaacctgcaaccttacacaGGTGCAAGGAAAGTTTAAAtacgagatttgggggtgaaacctgtcaactaggtgttttggggtgggattaaggagtgcTTAAGGTTGTGGTCAATTCTTAAAGAAACATGcacttttgtatctactgtgcaggtatcttacccagagttcactgggaaatagcccaaggtggggctatgtgggggtgtggttttgaccatgaaacatcactaagtcaaccaaccatcaggctgactggaaatatccagctGGCTTCCATCAAacgtcttgttagacaagatgaatgtcaGGGAGtgtacattt
This Trichosurus vulpecula isolate mTriVul1 chromosome 2, mTriVul1.pri, whole genome shotgun sequence DNA region includes the following protein-coding sequences:
- the LOC118836219 gene encoding olfactory receptor 2G6-like codes for the protein MKQNSSQEGFVLLGFSDKPQLETVLFVVILVFYILNLVGNMTVILASCLDLKLHTPMYFFLTNLSFVDLSMTTCIAPQLLVTMGKKDKTVSYSACVVQLYVAMGLGSTECILLVVMAYDRYAAVCRPLHYAVIMHPRLCLSLAATAWLSGLVTSLIQCSLTIQLPLCGHNQLDHIFCEVPVLIKLACVDTTFNEAQLFVASVVFLVVPVSLILVSYSYITQAILNIKSASGRRKAFGTCSSHLVVVIIFYGTIIFMYLQPVKSSSKDQGKFVSLFYTVVTPLLNPLIYTLRNKDVKGALRKLVLGKTLVSEKL